CATTTATTTTGTTATTTTAATTTAAAAGTACATTTATCAATTAAAACTTTCATTATAAATATTATGATAAACAAATATATAGTTAATTTATAAAACTAATATTTTTATTTTAAATAATTATAGTGGAGAGAAATTTCATGGAGAATTTAAAATTTAAAAATCCAGTATTTGTAACAAGACCCTTATTACCATCTATTGATGAATATGGCAAAAGAATAAAAGAAATTTGGGAAAATAAATGGCTTACAAATCATGGCCCTTTAGAGCAGGAATTACAATTAAAATTAAAAAAATTTTTAGGTGTTAAAAATATTGAATTGTTTGCAAATGGCCATATTTCTCTCGAGTTAGCTATAAAAACTTTAAATTTAACTGGGGAAATAATCACTACCCCATTTACTTTTGCATCAACAACACAATCTATTATTAACAATGGATTAACTCCAGTTTATGCGGATATTGATGAAGAATATTATAACTTAAATCCAGACAATATTGAAGAATTAATAACGGATAAAACTACTGCAATAATGCCGGTTCATGTTTTTGGAAATCCATGTGAAGTAGAAAAAATTGATAAAATTGCTAAAAAATATGATTTAAATGTTATTTATGATGCTGCTCATGCGTTTAATGTTTCAATTAATGAAATACCAATTGGTAATTATGGTGATTTAAGTATGTTTAGTTTTCATGCAACTAAAGTTTTTAATACTGTAGAGGGCGGTGCTTTAGTTTTTGAAAATGATGATTTTAATTATAGACTTAAATCAATTAAAAATTTTGGAATAACTCCTGATACTGAGGAAGTTCAATTTTTAGGTCAAAACGGTAAAATGAATGAATT
This genomic interval from Methanobrevibacter oralis contains the following:
- a CDS encoding DegT/DnrJ/EryC1/StrS family aminotransferase, producing MENLKFKNPVFVTRPLLPSIDEYGKRIKEIWENKWLTNHGPLEQELQLKLKKFLGVKNIELFANGHISLELAIKTLNLTGEIITTPFTFASTTQSIINNGLTPVYADIDEEYYNLNPDNIEELITDKTTAIMPVHVFGNPCEVEKIDKIAKKYDLNVIYDAAHAFNVSINEIPIGNYGDLSMFSFHATKVFNTVEGGALVFENDDFNYRLKSIKNFGITPDTEEVQFLGQNGKMNEFEAAMGIVNLENVENAISKRKQLYEKYLESLSYLENNSKVKVIRPKDNVDYNYAYFTIKLNSNKERDYIFDKLPEYNVYAKKYFYPPCNEFPAYDFKKNTPIAKNVSDTILSLPLYVGLELNDVEKICKIIEFELIEFNK